In Drosophila yakuba strain Tai18E2 chromosome 2R, Prin_Dyak_Tai18E2_2.1, whole genome shotgun sequence, a single genomic region encodes these proteins:
- the LOC6529993 gene encoding transmembrane protein 186, translating to MLELLSRVSPARLPWRSCMSLAIQPTQRRRLATEAAGNGADHENAGFTEWRTVYSLPSIRIVAAFSKLKVYQAAVTAAGTPIVFALGSAGQLSTDALAIYAAVGVTGLITLTLASYAASNLVGFVYVNEQQDLLKLAYVDFWGRRQEALVDTDDVLPSWEQGSPSRLRFVSPICLRSDPKRRYKLLNRFGHVSDPQLFEGLFGD from the exons A TGCTAGAGCTGCTGAGCCGGGTCAGTCCTGCTAGATTGCCATGGAGGAGCTGCATGTCCCTAGCCATTCAGCCGACGCAGAGACGCCGCTTGGCAACAGAGGCGGCCGGAAACGGTGCGGACCACGAAAACGCCGGATTCACCGAATGGCGAACCGTCTATAGTCTGCCGAGCATAAGGATCGTGGCCGCATTTAGTAAGCTGAAAGTCTACCAGGCTGCCGTCACGGCTGCCGGAACGCCCATTGTCTTCGCCCTGGGCAGCGCCGGACAGCTAAGCACGGACGCACTGGCCATCTACGCAGCCGTGGGCGTCACTGGCCTGATCACCCTCACACTCGCCAGCTACGCGGCCTCTAATCTCGTGGGCTTCGTCTACGTGAACGAGCAGCAGGATCTGCTCAAGCTGGCCTACGTGGACTTCTGGGGACGGCGACAGGAGGCACTCGTGGACACCGATGATGTGCTGCCCAGCTGGGAGCAGGGAAGTCCGTCCCGACTGCGATTTGTTTCGCCCATTTGCCTGCGTAGCGATCCCAAACGGCGGTATAAGCTTCTCAATCGCTTTGGCCATGTCAGTGATCCCCAGTTGTTCGAGGGCCTCTTTGGAGATTGA
- the LOC6529994 gene encoding aquaporin-11, which produces MSTTALGISALFMVGCCALAQIARVICRRLVTREGLVPILINEAIAAAELCACCFELIIVADNFGVSMYAVCLFLLTIWWGRVWGDASACPYTHMEDVVEGRTSFKEMALRSWAELMGGCCVYRVVQVFWWLELAETHRGRAFEACNADLQVSPYLGAVIEGVATLLCRLASKTISEKEPRFGSYIDSFIGTSLVVAAFNFSGGYFNPVLATALKWGCRGHTHLEHIIVYWIGACAGAVLSIPVFKVPAVRRLLLGEEAASKSKSKQE; this is translated from the exons ATGTCGACGACAGCGCTCGGGATCAGCGCCCTCTTCATGGTGGGCTGCTGTGCTCTGGCCCAAATCGCTCGGGTGATCTGCCGGCGACTGGTGACCCGTGAGGGCTTGGTTCCCATCCTGATCAACGAGGccatcgccgccgccgagctGTGCGCCTGCTGCTTCGAGCTGATTATTG TGGCCGACAACTTCGGAGTGTCCATGTACGCCGTCTGCCTGTTCCTGCTGACCATCTGGTGGGGCCGCGTGTGGGGCGACGCCTCCGCCTGCCCCTACACCCACATGGAGGACGTGGTGGAGGGTCGCACCAGCTTCAAGGAGATGGCTCTGCGCAGCTGGGCCGAGCTGATGGGCGGCTGCTGTGTGTACCGCGTGGTGCAGGTCTTCTGGTGGCTGGAGCTGGCCGAGACCCATCGTGGACGGGCGTTCGAGGCCTGCAACGCCGATCTGCAGGTCAGCCCCTACTTGGGGGCGGTCATCGAGGGCGTGGCCACGCTGCTGTGCCGCCTGGCCTCGAAGACGATCAGTGAGAAGGAGCCACGGTTCGGGAGCTACATCGACTCCTTCATCGGCACCAGCCTGGTCGTGGCAG CCTTCAACTTCTCCGGCGGCTACTTCAATCCCGTCCTGGCCACCGCTCTTAAGTGGGGCTGTCGCGGCCACACCCACCTGGAGCACATCATCGTCTACTGGATTGGCGCTTGTGCTGGCGCCGTGCTCTCCATTCCGGTCTTCAAGGTGCCCGCGGTGCGACGCCTCCTGCTCGGCGAGGAGGCGGcgtccaagtccaagtcgaAGCAGGAATAA
- the LOC6529995 gene encoding uncharacterized protein LOC6529995 isoform X2: MAIPTIKKCFCLELKWGALIAALFDLIFGGSCVGCTTRYRDSDGGLNFVWYAVALVHIVHIIFTILVIVSVFVANKKLIIPYLITGIIRIIMDFIFLIFVFIEDTDDVTSLVVIIINIVIADILWAVIFSWYKKLGGSVDV; the protein is encoded by the exons ATGGCTATACCAACCATAAAGAAGTGCTTCTGCCTTGAGCTGAAGTGGGGAGCTCTCATTGCCGCCTTGTTTGACTTGATCTTTGGAGGCTCCTGTGTGGGCTGCACTACCA GGTATAGAGATTCCGATGGAGGTTTGAATTTCGTCTGGTATGCTGTCGCCTTAGTTCACATTGTACACATAATCTTCACCATTTTGGTcattgtttctgtttttgtg gcaaacaaaaaactcatCATACCTTATCTAATAACTGGAATTATTCGCATTATAATggatttcatatttttaatatttgtgtttATAGAAGACACTGATGACGTCACGTCACTGGTTGTCATCATAATTAACATAG TTATTGCAGACATCCTGTGGGCCGTTATCTTCTCATGGTACAAGAAGCTTGGAGGTTCAGTGGATGTATAG
- the LOC6529995 gene encoding uncharacterized protein LOC6529995 isoform X1: MAIPTIKKCFCLELKWGALIAALFDLIFGGSCVGCTTRYRDSDGGLNFVWYAVALVHIVHIIFTILVIVSVFVANKKLIIPYLITGIIRIIMDFIFLIFVFIEDTDDVTSLVVIIINIGTFFHVFRICMLKNYCRHPVGRYLLMVQEAWRFSGCIDH; the protein is encoded by the exons ATGGCTATACCAACCATAAAGAAGTGCTTCTGCCTTGAGCTGAAGTGGGGAGCTCTCATTGCCGCCTTGTTTGACTTGATCTTTGGAGGCTCCTGTGTGGGCTGCACTACCA GGTATAGAGATTCCGATGGAGGTTTGAATTTCGTCTGGTATGCTGTCGCCTTAGTTCACATTGTACACATAATCTTCACCATTTTGGTcattgtttctgtttttgtg gcaaacaaaaaactcatCATACCTTATCTAATAACTGGAATTATTCGCATTATAATggatttcatatttttaatatttgtgtttATAGAAGACACTGATGACGTCACGTCACTGGTTGTCATCATAATTAACATAGGTACgttttttcatgtttttcgGATATGTATGTTAAAAAA TTATTGCAGACATCCTGTGGGCCGTTATCTTCTCATGGTACAAGAAGCTTGGAGGTTCAGTGGATGTATAGATCACTGA